From the genome of Candidozyma auris chromosome 2, complete sequence, one region includes:
- a CDS encoding epsin, producing MSKIVRSIKNVANGYSSAQILVRNATSNDPSGPTTYEMEEIAAATYNNQTEFLEIMDMLDRRLNDKGKNWRHVAKSLTVLDYLVRFGSTKCVLWSKDNLYIIKTLREFVHFDDANNDQGAIIRVKAKELVALLRDDERLARERENARAGGRRREGGRRRPEPASDDPYDSDLQRALELSRETAEEEQGRQARNADADDPELQAALKLSLEEEEMRKLKNQQNENLLDLNDNNQGQFAQPQYYYQTGQFQPQFTQPYQFYQPVQQQQQYDIFGNPIQAMASGYYAPQQSVQPQAQPQIPQFTGFTNPAPANNQEELKPLKTGSNNPFALHDSSSQQQSQPQTPSLNQMSQNQQPSYFTQPVSQPQNKLKQQTTSSSRFNETHELNNLLASGTGVDTFGNTGATRIPHQHTKTGTFINSSGTGYKQQQNDVRLSSNATGNPFLNTGIGATGQNGPQYQAQNGQSASRIDPAPTGFGFGNSKEGEPSLIDI from the coding sequence ATGTCCAAGATCGTGCGTTCCATAAAAAACGTGGCCAACGGGTACCTGTCTGCCCAGATATTGGTGCGTAATGCCACTTCCAATGATCCTTCCGGGCCCACTACATATGAAATGGAGGAGATAGCAGCTGCCACTTACAACAACCAGACAGAATTTTTGGAGATTATGGATATGCTTGATCGCCGTTTAAATGACAAAGGAAAAAACTGGCGCCATGTTGCCAAATCGTTGACTGTATTGGACTACTTGGTGCGGTTTGGTTCCACCAAATGCGTCCTTTGGTCCAAGGACAACTTGTATATCATCAAGACTTTGCGTGAATTTGTTCATTTTGACGACGCGAATAATGATCAGGGTGCAATAATCAGGGTTAAAGCTAAAGAATTAGTTGCGCTTTTGCGTGATGATGAACGTCTTGCTcgagagagagaaaatgCTAGGGCTGGCGGACGtagaagagaaggaggaagaagaagacccGAGCCTGCTAGCGACGATCCCTATGATTCTGATTTACAAAGAGCACTTGAACTCTCACGTGAAACTGCTGAAGAGGAACAAGGAAGACAAGCAAGAAATGCCGATGCTGACGATCCAGAGCTTCAGGCAGCTTTGAAGCTATcactcgaagaagaggagatgCGTAAGCTtaaaaatcaacaaaacGAAAACCTTTTGGATTTGAATGACAATAACCAAGGGCAATTTGCACAACCCCAGTACTACTATCAAACGGGACAGTTCCAGCCACAGTTTACTCAGCCTTATCAATTTTATCAGCCGgttcagcagcagcagcaataTGATATATTTGGTAACCCTATTCAAGCAATGGCTTCAGGATATTACGCCCCACAACAGCTGGTTCAGCCTCAGGCTCAACCACAGATTCCTCAATTCACTGGCTTCACAAATCCCGCTCCTGCAAACAACCAGGAAGAATTAAAACCGCTTAAAACAGGCTCAAACAACCCTTTTGCTCTCCATGACTCCCTGTCCCAACAACAGTCGCAACCTCAGACGCCTTCTTTGAACCAAATGtcccaaaatcaacaaccCTCCTATTTTACTCAGCCTGTATCTCAGCCTcaaaacaagctcaagcagCAAACAACATCGTCTTCCAGATTTAATGAAACACATGAGCTCAACAATCTTTTGGCCTCGGGCACTGGCGTTGATACATTCGGAAATACAGGTGCCACCAGAATACCACACCAGCATACCAAGACAGGAACTTTTATCAACTCGAGTGGAACGGGCTATaagcaacaacaaaatgaCGTTCGCTTAAGTTCAAACGCCACAGGGAATCCATTCTTGAATACTGGTATCGGCGCTACAGGCCAGAATGGGCCTCAATATCAAGCTCAAAACGGACAACTGGCTTCAAGAATCGATCCCGCTCCCACTGGATTTGGGTTTGGCAAttccaaagaaggtgagCCTAGTTTGATTGACATCTGA
- the SNX4 gene encoding Snx4p, translating into MSEDPFTSIKWDSEEESKQIHENQSPVIPEEEQAEPSKDSEGQSSPPAHQSDYPIETSTIASAEQVTASKDRQRTVEENASEAMNEADAMDTLKSPSAPTQPEELNGALEQAKPREPVPSEDEIRQAELREQQLSETFDKYSIDSQVSHPISDRDSNAKQYISYLITTTTDHPSITKLSSVKPVAGTSTITVKTRRRYGDFRFLHNCLINDFPQALVPPLPPKSNFKYLTGDTFSTAFVHKRLHSLDTFIRFICQHRYLSQSSVFHYFISDSTEWNTFTNNLSVSKSGAADENEGGGLGVVGKVVNEDLLTETVMNFFTSSKHKRETNKDILEISDKLKKLYENLVKLDKIFGKLNRKHGDLRVDYEQFASQINHLASIQSATVQANENSKVDPNKSVNSSSAEVPVSQSNLKVFSDSLLYFSKHWSSLHQYVDESFLISLKDCAKYIICFTELIELQHNRKIDLQVLQDYLNKARADLASLGGTSGGHGPAPTPVMVSPQRGIVNNTTQLIKDTISTSATPHIGSTHSDSKKLKLQSRIAQLENEIKTQTHLVNHLTNRIINEEYPNWDKFNKRLLKKSMVDLCDQEISFYKNLVDNWGDVEKKLMLRLEELC; encoded by the coding sequence ATGTCCGAAGACCCTTTCACTTCAATCAAGTGGGATAGcgaggaagaaagcaaaCAAATCCATGAGAATCAGAGCCCGGTGATCCcggaagaagaacaagctGAACCTAGCAAGGATTCAGAAGGGCAGTCAAGCCCACCAGCTCACCAACTGGACTACCCCATAGAGACATCGACAATTGCTCTGGCTGAGCAGGTGACTGCCAGCAAAGACAGGCAAAGAACTGTCGAGGAAAATGCTTCCGAAGCTATGAATGAGGCAGACGCCATGGACACCTTGAAGTCGCCATCGGCTCCAACGCAGCCCGAAGAACTCAACGGTGCTTTGGAACAAGCGAAACCCCGAGAACCAGTACCTTCGGAAGATGAAATAAGGCAAGCAGAACTTCGGGAACAACAATTGAGCGAGACTTTCGACAAGTACAGCATTGATCTGCAAGTGAGCCATCCAATCAGCGACAGAGACTCAAATGCTAAGCAATATATTTCCTATCTCATCACCACAACTACAGACCATCCACTGATTACCAAACTTTCAAGCGTGAAACCAGTGGCCGGGACACTGACCATCACTGTCAAAACACGCCGACGTTATGGTGACTTCAGATTTCTCCATAATTGCTTGATCAATGACTTTCCTCAAGCCTTGGTGCCACCTTTACCCCCGAAACTGAACTTCAAGTATCTTACTGGCGACACATTCAGTACAGCTTTTGTTCATAAAAGATTGCATTCGCTTGATACTTTCATAAGGTTCATTTGTCAACACCGCTATCTATCACAACTGTCCGTTTTTCACTACTTTATCAGTGACTCCACAGAATGGAACACTTTCACGAACAATTTATCTGTCTCGAAAAGCGGTGCTGCCGATGAAAATGAGGGTGGTGGGCTTGGGGTGGTTGGAAAGGTCGTCAACGAAGATTTACTTACAGAGACCGTGATGAACTTTTTCACCTCTTCAAAGCACAAAAGAGAGACTAATAAAGATATTCTCGAGATAAGCGATAAGCTCAAGAAATTATATGAAAATCTCGTGAAGTTGGACAAAATTTTTGGCAAGCTCAACCGCAAGCATGGTGATTTGAGAGTCGACTATGAGCAATTTGCCCTGCAAATCAACCACTTGGCATCTATTCAAAGTGCCACAGTCCAGGCTAATGAGAACTCGAAGGTTGATCCAAACAAATCAGTCAATTCTTCCTCAGCAGAGGTTCCAGTGTCTCAATCCAACTTGAAAGTTTTTTCTGACTCTTTACTATATTTCTCGAAGCATTGGTCATCCCTTCATCAGTATGTTGACGAGTCCTTCTTAATCTCGTTGAAAGATTGCGCAAAGTACATCATTTGCTTCACCGAACTCATCGAACTTCAGCATAATAGGAAGATCGATCTTCAGGTTCTTCAGGATTACTTGAATAAAGCAAGAGCAGATTTGGCAAGCTTGGGTGGAACAAGTGGTGGCCATGGCCCAGCACCCACGCCTGTGATGGTGAGCCCGCAAAGAGGCATCGTGAACAACACTACTCAGCTCATAAAGGATACTATCTCAACATCTGCCACTCCTCATATTGGCTCAACTCATTCTGAcagcaagaagctcaagttACAATCAAGAATAGCCCAACTTGAGAATGAGATCAAAACTCAGACACATCTTGTCAATCATTTGACGAATAGAATTATTAATGAGGAGTACCCTAATTGGGATAAGTTCAATAAGCGActcttgaaaaaatcaatggTTGATTTGTGCGATCAAGAGATTCTGTTCTACAAGAACCTAGTTGATAATTGGGGTGATGTGGAGAAAAAGCTCATGCTAAGACTAGAAGAGTTATGCTGA
- the CLB2 gene encoding B-type cyclin — MSAVNNENENDTDAYDVWATRARSKHETIHRKDLLRKGSEATNINSTKTSQQRQHLGDVSSQFGISRPAARPVTRRKPLEEVSSLHGDLNSRKDIRYAPASSRDIDCSTSESDAGPVSATTHEVAKSQEQVLPKKRQATESSTNLVEKLHVSNEDNVTKFKKSKRVDYEWQDLDEEDHDDPLMVSEYVSEIFPYLHELEHKTLPNPNYLFEQTQLKPKMRSILVDWLVEMHQKFRLLPETLFLAINIMDRFMSVESVQIDKLQLLATGSLFIAAKYEEVFSPSVKNYAYFTDESYTEDQILQAEKYILTILNFDLNYPNPMNFLRRISKADDYDVQSRTLGKYLLEISIIDYKFIGMLPSLCSASAMYIARLILGKDPVWNGNLIYYSGGYRVDDLRECVELIVQYLISPVEHDEFFKKYATRKFMKASIVCRSWAKKFVAEKRDLFDESLITEKIAK, encoded by the coding sequence ATGTCGGCCGTCAATAATGAGAACGAGAACGACACGGATGCCTACGACGTGTGGGCCACCAGGGCCAGAAGCAAGCATGAAACAATTCATCGAAAAGATCTTCTAAGAAAGGGATCAGAAGCAACTAACATTAATCTGACCAAAACGTCGCAGCAACGGCAACATCTTGGAGATGTTTCTCTGCAATTTGGTATATCCCGCCCTGCTGCTCGTCCCGTCACGCGCCGAAAACCTCTTGAGGAGGTCAGCAGTTTACATGGTGATCTTAACTCTCGTAAAGATATAAGATATGCACCCGCAAGTTCTAGAGATATAGATTGCTCCACTTCAGAGTCAGACGCCGGTCCGGTACTGGCAACGACACATGAGGTTGCTAAATCGCAAGAACAAGTACTTCCTAAGAAGAGACAAGCAACTGAATCAAGCACCAATCTTGTGGAAAAACTCCACGTTTCAAATGAAGATAATGTCACTaaattcaagaaatcaaagcGGGTAGACTATGAATGGCAAGATCTAGACGAGGAAGACCATGATGATCCGTTGATGGTGAGTGAGTATGTCAGTGAGATTTTTCCCTACCTACATGAGCTTGAACACAAGACCTTGCCAAATCCCAATTACTTGTTTGAACAGACGCAACTCAAGCCAAAAATGCGCTCTATCTTGGTGGACTGGCTTGTGGAAATGCACCAAAAGTTTCGTTTATTGCCCGAGACACTTTTTTTAGCAATCAACATAATGGATAGGTTCATGTCGGTGGAGTCTGTTCAAATTGACAAGTTACAGCTACTAGCAACCGGCTCATTGTTCATTGCCGCAAAGTACGAGGAGGTCTTCTCTCCCTCCGTAAAGAATTACGCTTACTTCACTGATGAATCCTATACAGAGGATCAAATTCTTCAGGCCGAAAAGTACATTCTAACGATCTTGAACTTCGACCTCAACTATCCAAACCCCATGAACTTCCTACGTCGAATCTCTAAAGCAGACGACTATGATGTGCAACTGAGGACACTCGGCAAATACCTCCTCGAGATCTCAATCATTGATTATAAGTTCATTGGCATGCTCCCGTCTCTTTGCTCAGCATCTGCGATGTACATAGCGAGACTCATCCTTGGAAAAGATCCGGTTTGGAATGGAAATCTCATATACTACTCCGGTGGCTACCGTGTTGATGACTTAAGAGAGTGTGTGGAGCTTATCGTTCAATACCTCATATCGCCGGTCGAGCACGATgagttcttcaaaaagtatGCAACAAGAAAGTTTATGAAGGCTAGCATTGTCTGCAGAAGCTGGGCGAAGAAGTTTGTCGCTGAAAAGAGAGACCTCTTTGATGAGCTGCTTATCACCGAGAAAATTGCCAAATAA
- the DCW1 gene encoding putative mannan endo-1,6-alpha-mannosidase, with translation MRLLDFAITWISFASITSAVWLDTNNETTIKDATKLIAKGLLDYYQGNKYGGTIGMFSWPYYWWHAGGAFGSLLDYSYYTQDTQYDDLIEQALTYQVGENYNYIPLNQSTTEGNDDQAFWGFAVMAAAEHNFTNPEDPKLAWLALAQAVFNTMSSRWDMDHCNGGLRWQIFQWNSGYDYKNSVSNGALFHMSARLARYTGNDSYVDWAEKVFDWMYGVGLLTEGEHWFVYDGTHAPDNCSNVTKWQWTYNQGLMLAGCAYLWNYTEDEKWHNRTLNFLKSAEVFFYKKSEDAHIMYEAACQSPTSNQYSCNQDQRSFKAYFSRFLGLTSILVPETYDHIRRWLVDSANAAAWSCVGGSDGHTCGLSWTNGTWDGVYGLGEQMNALEVIQNLLVAERPPPLTADTGGSSIGNPAAGYAIAKTDAEPLDLHAKDKAGASIITAIIGVAIIGTATWLVI, from the coding sequence ATGAGACTTCTAGACTTCGCTATAACGTGGATCTCATTTGCTTCCATCACATCAGCCGTATGGCTAGACACAAATAATGAAACCACTATAAAAGATGCCACCAAGTTGATTGCTAAAGGTCTTCTCGATTATTACCAAGGTAACAAGTACGGTGGCACTATTGGTATGTTCTCATGGCCATACTATTGGTGGCATGCTGGCGGTGCTTTCGGATCGCTATTGGATTACTCATACTACACTCAAGATACTCAATATGACGACTTGATTGAGCAGGCCCTCACGTATCAGGTGGGTGAAAACTACAATTATATTCCCTTGAACCAAAGTACAACGGAAGGTAATGATGACCAGGCCTTTTGGGGTTTCGCAGTGATGGCTGCCGCTGAACACAATTTCACCAATCCAGAGGATCCCAAATTGGCTTGGCTTGCTCTTGCGCAGGCTGTTTTCAATACTATGAGTTCAAGATGGGATATGGACCATTGTAACGGTGGATTGCGTTGGCAGATTTTCCAGTGGAACTCCGGCTATGATTATAAGAACTCTGTCTCGAATGGCGCTCTTTTCCACATGAGTGCTCGTTTAGCGAGATACACTGGAAATGATTCTTATGTGGATTGGGCTGAGAAAGTGTTTGACTGGATGTACGGTGTTGGCCTCTTGACTGAAGGGGAACATTGGTTCGTTTACGATGGCACACACGCACCCGACAACTGTTCGAACGTCACCAAGTGGCAGTGGACGTACAATCAGGGCCTCATGTTGGCTGGATGTGCTTATTTGTGGAACTATACTGAAGACGAGAAGTGGCACAACCGAACTCtaaacttcttgaaatcagCGGAGGTATTTTTTTACAAGAAGCTGGAAGATGCTCATATCATGTATGAAGCTGCTTGTCAAAGTCCCACTTCTAACCAGTACTCGTGCAACCAAGATCAGCGGTCCTTCAAGGCGTATTTTTCGCGCTTTTTGGGACTCACGTCGATTCTTGTTCCCGAGACTTACGATCATATTCGTCGCTGGCTCGTCGACTCAGCCAACGCTGCGGCATGGTCTTGTGTAGGTGGTTCAGATGGTCACACCTGTGGTCTCTCATGGACCAATGGTACTTGGGATGGTGTTTATGGACTTGGTGAACAAATGAATGCCCTTGAGGTTATACAGAATTTGTTAGTGGCAGAACGTCCTCCACCATTGACAGCAGATACTGGTGGATCATCTATCGGAAACCCAGCAGCTGGTTACGCGATTGCCAAAACAGATGCGGAGCCACTCGACCTTCATGCCAAGGACAAGGCGGGTGCAAGTATCATAACTGCAATTATCGGAGTTGCGATCATAGGAACTGCTACTTGGTTGGTTATATGA
- the ESC4 gene encoding Esc4p has translation MGAEFTKTLDNRNDFLVAEKHEGEKFNAVQKKWPGIKVVNHFWIEQCFASWNFLDPTKPNYGKEAFKVPKIGSTTVKISLLGIQVRNKVTSDVEDSATEGFCVESTPVTSPCNKLGEQNGERKGPEEASIAKHSKRSSPVSKQTPTQSPEDVSVLQMKEAQYLERKRSSRSAKQKATLKLHNDMEDLNNYTSMSKSVRKMNTYMKQLEESVDHMSKRIAKDSTEGRDAEDSDAAGEQVKRRKKQASAAHKVVIMTGCEQEITLTRADVVSLSRVGITVANDFDANNPIDAIIAPRVLRTEKFLKCLSQCTQVLHPKYLIAIIKEIKKSPKLDSIAVRTLFPSEDFSLDLFVPIEEINKQLGIKSKQSGLKLLLDAPNKGSVFKDMKLNLSHNLNGGATLIKSILKEHGLSEVKIVKLTSSIDRKTLLSDASGRSIIVANKEKDVRAVRCLSSDHSISVCWDWCVKSIFKSTIVEFEEFQIQ, from the coding sequence ATGGGCGCCGAATTCACAAAGACTCTTGACAATCGCAATGATTTTCTTGTGGCCGAGAAGCACGAAGGTGAAAAGTTCAATGCAGTTCAAAAGAAATGGCCCGGAATAAAAGTCGTAAATCACTTTTGGATTGAACAATGTTTCGCAAGCTGGAATTTTTTGGATCCAACGAAGCCCAATTatggaaaagaagcattCAAAGTTCCAAAGATAGGCTCAACTACAGTAAAAATTTCGCTTCTTGGTATCCAAGTTCGAAATAAGGTCACTCTGGATGTTGAGGATAGTGCCACAGAAGGGTTTTGTGTTGAATCAACTCCTGTAACATCACCCTGTAACAAGTTGGGTGAGCAGAATGGTGAAAGAAAAGGCCCTGAAGAAGCCAGTATAGCCAAACATTCGAAGAGATCTTCACCTGTGAGTAAGCAAACACCCACACAATCTCCCGAAGATGTTCTGGTTTTGCAGATGAAGGAGGCACAATATCTAGAGAGAAAGCGTTCGAGTCGATCGgcaaaacaaaaagcaaCTCTTAAACTTCACAATGATATGGAGGACTTGAATAATTATACCTCAATGCTGAAGTCGGTGCGTAAAATGAACACCTACATGAAGCAGCTCGAAGAAAGCGTGGATCATATGTCAAAGAGGATAGCAAAAGACTCAACTGAAGGACGTGATGCTGAGGATTCAGACGCGGCAGGAGAACaagtgaagagaagaaaaaaacaagCCAGTGCTGCTCACAAGGTAGTCATAATGACAGGCTGTGAACAAGAGATCACTCTTACACGCGCCGATGTTGTTAGCCTTTCAAGAGTCGGCATCACTGTTGCAAACGACTTTGACGCGAATAACCCTATAGATGCAATCATTGCGCCCAGAGTATTGAGAACTGAAAAGTTTCTTAAGTGCTTATCGCAATGTACGCAAGTGCTTCATCCTAAATACCTCATTGCAATCATTaaggaaatcaaaaagTCCCCTAAGCTAGATTCAATAGCTGTCAGAACCTTATTTCCATCTGAGGATTTCTCCTTAGATTTGTTTGTCcccattgaagaaatcaacaaaCAGTTAGGGATTaaatcaaaacaaagtGGCTTAAAGTTACTACTCGACGCTCCCAATAAAGGATCTGTTTTCAAAGATATGAAGCTAAACCTTTCTCATAACTTGAATGGTGGAGCTACCTTGATTAAGAGCATCTTGAAGGAACACGGACTAAGCGAAGTAAAGATTGTCAAATTAACAAGCTCAATTGACCGCAAAACTTTACTATCCGACGCAAGTGGCAGAAGCATCATCGTCGccaacaaggaaaaagaCGTGAGGGCGGTGAGATGTTTATCGTCTGACCATTCGATATCTGTCTGTTGGGATTGGTGCGTTAAATCGATCTTCAAGCTGACGATTGTTGAGTTCGAAGAGTTTCAGATTCAATAA